The DNA region ACAAGAGAAACCCCATAGCTTTTAGTTAGCTAGACATCAGTTTGCTATTACAGGCACCCTGATAAAATTGAGGTGGTCATGCTGCCTTCAAACTTGCGTCTTTAAAACTAAATTTTGAAAATGCTAGGGAGCATTAGCTCTATAGTATGAGTTTGGATTGCTTAGATAGATAACGGCTGGAATAGTTTTGATAATGAATTAAGCAACTTAAAAAGATGCTAGTAATTTGACAGAGTATTGGCAGACTCCAGTTAATTGCCGATTTATCATTTACACAATTCAATTCATATTTCTAAGAACCTATGCAGCTTGAATTTATTTAAACAAAATGGATTTTTATTTTTGCCTTAATTCAATTTTAGCATCTTTAGTATGCACTAAACTAAAAATTTCAAATTTCAGTTTTTGCAAAGGAATTACTATCCTTGTGCAAATCTGATAGCACAAGAAAGGCGGCAGCTTCAACATGAGCAGTTTGAGGAAAAAAATCAGCAGGTTGTACCCGTGTGATAGTATATTGCCCATCTTGACAAAGCAATTTCAGGTCGCGGGCGAGGGTGGCTACTTTACAACTGACGTAAACAATCCGAGATGGTTTCAATTGCCGTAAAGTATCGATGACTGCGCGATCGCACCCCTTACGTGGCGGATCGAGTATTACTACTTCTGGTATTGTGCCCATTTTGGGAAGCAATTTCTCTACTGCCCCGACAATGAAAGTCACATTATCAATTCCGTTGCGGTGGGCATTCAAAATAGCTTGTTCCACTGCTGCTGGTTGCACCTCTAATCCTGTAGCAATCCGTACTTTTTTAGCGAGGGGTAAAGTTAAAGTTCCAATACCACAATAGGCATCAACTAGCAACTCATGCCCTTGAAGATTGAGTTCTGATTCAATCACCTGCAATAGTGCCTCTGCTGTTTCTGTATACACTTGGAAAAATGTATCTGGGCGCACTTGAAATTCCAGTCCAGCAAAATTTTCACGCAGGTGTGGGACTCCAGCGATGCAACGAGTTTCTGATCCAAAGATAGCATTTGTGCGATCGCTATTGCGGTTAAGTGACACTCCTACTAACTGCGGATAACGCTTTAACCATTCCTGCGCTTGGGTTTCAATTCCTGATAAATTCCAGTCCTTTACCACCAAAGTCAGCAACATTTCTCCAGTGTGTCGGCCAATGCGTAAACCAAGATGGCGAATTTGTCCTTGATGGCGCTGTTCGTCATAGATTCGCCAACCCCGTTGTTGAATATCCTGCTTAACTTCGGCAAGTAAGGGATTTAATCGTGAATCTTGGACTGGACATTGATTTAAATTAATTAATTGGTGACTACCTTTTTGGTAGTAACCAGCTTGTACCTGTCCTGTTGCCGATAGCAAGAGAGGATATGTAGATTTATTACGATAACTTAAAGCAGAAGCGGCGGCGAGTACCGGATCTACCGGTGGTTGGAGAAAACCGCCAATACGTTCCAAAGCTTGGATAACTTGATTTTGCTTGGCTACTAACTGGTAATCATAATTAATATGCTGCCACTGGCAACCACCGCACTTATCCGCCACAATACAACTAGGTCGGATACGGTGAGGAGATGATGACAATAGCTCCTGGAGCTTCCCGTGGCCGTATTTTGGTTTAACATGTAGCAAGCGGATAAGGGCGCGATCGCCTGGTACTGTATCTGGGACAAACACTACACGCTCATCAGCGCGTCCCACTCCATCGCCTGTATCACTCAGGTTAGCGATCGTCACTTCAATTAATTCACCCTGTTGCCAAATTATTTTAGTCATTAGTCATTAGTCATTGGTCATTTGTTATTGGGCATGGGGCATTGGGCATGGGGCATTGGGGACAAGGGGAAACACTTGTTGCAAGTTCTGATTTAAGTCGCCTTGTCCCCTTGTCTCCCCTTGTCTCCCCTGCTTCCCCTGCTTCCCCTGCCCCCACTCCCCACTCCCTAAATAGATAAATTCAATACATAACTAGCTCCTATCCCTTCACTTGTGTACCTCCAACTCGCTAAACTAACAGATAATATTTCAGGTGATTTCAATAATCATGACTGTAATTAGCCAAGTTATTCTCAAAGCCGACGACGAACTGCGTTATCCCAGCAGTGG from Nostoc commune NIES-4072 includes:
- a CDS encoding histidine kinase, whose protein sequence is MGAGEAGEAGETRGDKGTRRLKSELATSVSPCPQCPMPNAPCPITNDQ
- the rlmD gene encoding 23S rRNA (uracil(1939)-C(5))-methyltransferase RlmD, with translation MTKIIWQQGELIEVTIANLSDTGDGVGRADERVVFVPDTVPGDRALIRLLHVKPKYGHGKLQELLSSSPHRIRPSCIVADKCGGCQWQHINYDYQLVAKQNQVIQALERIGGFLQPPVDPVLAAASALSYRNKSTYPLLLSATGQVQAGYYQKGSHQLINLNQCPVQDSRLNPLLAEVKQDIQQRGWRIYDEQRHQGQIRHLGLRIGRHTGEMLLTLVVKDWNLSGIETQAQEWLKRYPQLVGVSLNRNSDRTNAIFGSETRCIAGVPHLRENFAGLEFQVRPDTFFQVYTETAEALLQVIESELNLQGHELLVDAYCGIGTLTLPLAKKVRIATGLEVQPAAVEQAILNAHRNGIDNVTFIVGAVEKLLPKMGTIPEVVILDPPRKGCDRAVIDTLRQLKPSRIVYVSCKVATLARDLKLLCQDGQYTITRVQPADFFPQTAHVEAAAFLVLSDLHKDSNSFAKTEI